CCGCGTCGCCGGATTGCGGAAAATGCGGATTCTCCGGGTCCATGTGTTCCCGAACGTCATCAACCAGACCCTGGTCTATCTGCCCAACGACATAGTGTTTGCCACGCTGGCGCTGGCCGCGTTCTCGTTTCTGGGGTTGGGTATCCCGCCTCCCACGCCGGAGTGGGGAGCGATGATTGCCGAGGGTCAACCGTTCCTTCGCACGAACTGGTGGTTTGCGACTGTGCCCGGGTTGGTGATCGTGGGTCTCGGACTCGGTCTGTCCCTCATCGGCGAGGGGCTCGAGGAAGGCCTCCGGGCATGACCGGGCAGCTACTCGAGGTGGCCGACCTCAAGATCACGCTTCCGGCAGGTGGCGGCACGATCACGCCGGTGGACGGAGTGTCGCTGTCCCTCGGAAGAGGCGAAGCTCTCGGCATCGCAGGTGAGTCGGGGTCCGGCAAGACTCTCACACTCAAATCGATCATCGGATTGCTGCCCCCTGGAGCGTTCGTGGAGGGCGATCTGCGATTCGCGCTCGAGGACGAAGCACCGATCCCCTATTCGGCCACCGACGTGCACGGTCGCGGAATATCGATCATCTTTCAGGAACCGATGACCGCGCTCAACCCGACGATGCGGGTAGGGGATCTGATCGCGGAGGGTCCCCGAATTCACGAGGGGCTCGGCAAAGCGGCGGCCAGGCAACGGGCCGTTGAACTGATGCGGCAGGTCGGCATACCCGCCCCGGAGCGAAGGGCCAGGATGTGGCCCCATCAGCTCTCCGGGGGTCTCCGCCAGCGAGTCATGATTGCGACGGCCCTCTCCACCCGTCCCAAGCTCCTGCTCTGCGATGAGCCGACAACGGCGCTGGACGTGTCGATTCAGGATCAGATCCTCGGGTTGTTGCAGGAGATCCGGACCACGCTGGGGATGTCGATCATCTTCGTTTCGCATGATCTCGCAGTTCTCGGCGAGCTCTGCGAACGGCTCGCCATCATGTACGGGGGCCAGGTCGTCGAGACCGGACCGACGGAAGCGGTGTTCTCCAGACCGAATCATCCCTACACCGAGGCGTTGATGACCTCGGTTCCTTCCTTCGACGCGACCTCCGACAAGCTGGCCGGCATCGAGGGACATCCGCCGGATCCCAGGTCGTTCCCGCCCGGTTGCCGGTTCGCCCCGCGTTGCCGTTATGCGCAGGACGATTGCGCTGAGGTGCAGTTCAGGCTGGTGCCCACCTCCGCCGAACGTTCGACGGGGTGCATTCACACTGAGATCTTCGCCGAGGGGGAGCGGTGAGCGCCTTCCTAGAGGTGCGGGATCTCACGGTCACTTTCCGGGTCGGGTCCGCGCTCAAGGCCCGGCTGAAAGGTGAGCCGCCTCCGGATCTCACCGCCGTCGACGGAATCTCGTTCACGGCGGAGCGGGGGGATTCCATCGGGATCGTCGGTGAGTCGGGGTGTGGGAAGTCGACCCTCGCCAAAGCGATCACGGGTCTGGTCCCGGTGGCTTCTGGTTCACTTCATCTCGATGGTGAGCCGCTCCTCGCCAAGCGCGACCGGACGAAGATGCGTCGTATCCAGATGGTGTTTCAGGATCCCAGTTCGTCGCTCAATCCGTCCCTCACGATCGAGCGGATGCTCTCGGAGCTCCTCACAGTCCATCGGATCGTACCCGGAGACAACGTCGCCGATCGTTGCGGAGAGCTGATGGAACTCGTTGAGCTGCCCCGTAGCCTGCTCAAGGTCAGACCCGGCCGGTTGTCGGGCGGACAGAGGCAGCGGGTTGGTATCGCCCGGGCGCTCGCCCTCGAGCCGGATGTTCTGATCGCGGATGAAGCCGTCGCCGCACTGGATGTGTCGGTGCAGGCGCCCGTGCTCAACCTCCTGAATTCGCTCAGAGAGAACCTTGGACTCACCCTCATGTTCATTTCGCACGACCTGGCGGTGGTCCGATATGTGAGCGATCGGGTGATCGTGATATACCTGGGCAAGGCGGTCGAGGATCGGTCGACCGCGGAGTTGTTTGACGATCCCCGCCATCCCTATACCAGGGCGCTCATGGCCGCCGCCCCCAAGTTCGGGGTGAAGAAAGCGCCGGGTGAGTCGGCGTTGAAGGGCGAGCC
Above is a window of Acidimicrobiia bacterium DNA encoding:
- a CDS encoding ABC transporter ATP-binding protein, coding for MTGQLLEVADLKITLPAGGGTITPVDGVSLSLGRGEALGIAGESGSGKTLTLKSIIGLLPPGAFVEGDLRFALEDEAPIPYSATDVHGRGISIIFQEPMTALNPTMRVGDLIAEGPRIHEGLGKAAARQRAVELMRQVGIPAPERRARMWPHQLSGGLRQRVMIATALSTRPKLLLCDEPTTALDVSIQDQILGLLQEIRTTLGMSIIFVSHDLAVLGELCERLAIMYGGQVVETGPTEAVFSRPNHPYTEALMTSVPSFDATSDKLAGIEGHPPDPRSFPPGCRFAPRCRYAQDDCAEVQFRLVPTSAERSTGCIHTEIFAEGER
- a CDS encoding ABC transporter ATP-binding protein codes for the protein MSAFLEVRDLTVTFRVGSALKARLKGEPPPDLTAVDGISFTAERGDSIGIVGESGCGKSTLAKAITGLVPVASGSLHLDGEPLLAKRDRTKMRRIQMVFQDPSSSLNPSLTIERMLSELLTVHRIVPGDNVADRCGELMELVELPRSLLKVRPGRLSGGQRQRVGIARALALEPDVLIADEAVAALDVSVQAPVLNLLNSLRENLGLTLMFISHDLAVVRYVSDRVIVIYLGKAVEDRSTAELFDDPRHPYTRALMAAAPKFGVKKAPGESALKGEPPSALKLPSGCRFSPRCPIAAEVCHQMEPDLTGPSPVQRAACHFAWDPHGVTS